The following proteins are encoded in a genomic region of Synechococcus sp. ROS8604:
- a CDS encoding GTP-binding protein, giving the protein MTSSPASEVPVTILSGFLGAGKTTLLNHILSNQVGVKTAVLVNEFGEIGIDHDLIVTTEDNMVELSNGCICCSINDELKDAVERILERPDKMDYIVVETTGLADPLPVAMTFGATELRDATRLDSIITLIDAENFNDEVLHTKIGRAQVIYGDILLLNKTDLVSKERLEEVENKLRDIKTDARIMHTIQGKVPLPLLLSVGLFESDKIVNQDDHNHHEHEHEHHGHSHHDHGHHHRDHQDHEAIEGFTSLSFESDGPFSLRKFQNFLDNQLPQEVFRSKGILWFQESERRHVFHLTGKRFSINDSDWTGKRKNQIVMIGRDINHDSLRKQLEACVAKNPD; this is encoded by the coding sequence ATGACAAGCTCTCCTGCTTCTGAGGTGCCCGTCACAATCCTCAGTGGATTCCTGGGTGCTGGAAAGACCACGTTGCTGAACCACATTCTCAGCAATCAGGTAGGCGTGAAGACCGCAGTTCTGGTCAACGAGTTTGGAGAAATCGGCATCGATCATGACCTGATCGTTACGACCGAAGACAACATGGTCGAATTGAGCAATGGCTGCATCTGCTGCTCCATTAACGATGAGCTCAAAGATGCCGTCGAGAGGATTCTGGAAAGACCAGACAAAATGGATTACATCGTGGTCGAAACGACAGGGCTTGCCGATCCTCTCCCGGTTGCGATGACGTTCGGGGCCACGGAATTACGTGACGCAACACGTCTCGATTCCATCATTACTTTAATCGATGCTGAAAATTTCAACGACGAAGTGCTGCACACGAAGATAGGACGCGCTCAGGTGATTTACGGCGACATCTTATTACTCAATAAAACTGATCTCGTTTCCAAGGAACGCCTTGAAGAAGTGGAAAATAAGCTGCGTGATATAAAAACTGATGCACGAATCATGCACACCATCCAAGGGAAGGTACCCCTTCCACTTCTACTGAGCGTGGGCTTGTTTGAGTCTGACAAGATCGTGAATCAGGACGACCACAATCATCACGAACACGAACACGAACATCACGGTCATAGCCATCATGACCATGGACATCACCACAGAGATCATCAAGACCATGAAGCCATTGAGGGGTTCACCTCCCTGTCGTTTGAAAGCGACGGCCCTTTTTCATTACGCAAGTTTCAGAATTTTCTCGACAACCAACTACCGCAAGAAGTATTCCGGTCCAAGGGAATCCTTTGGTTTCAGGAAAGTGAACGCCGGCATGTGTTTCATTTGACAGGCAAACGCTTCTCAATTAATGACAGCGATTGGACTGGAAAACGAAAAAATCAGATCGTCATGATCGGACGCGACATCAATCACGATTCTTTGCGAAAACAACTAGAAGCCTGTGTAGCCAAAAATCCGGATTAA
- a CDS encoding MSMEG_0572/Sll0783 family nitrogen starvation response protein: MPAVDRPANQPGDFLVDYEEKVFPDVKAEPGEKALVTFHTVAFEGSIGLVNLLQASRLINKGFETSVLLYGPGVTLGVMRGFPKLGDAAFDGHLNFNARLQKFMDQGGKVYACRFALQALYGHGEKALMPGITPVNPLDVLDIVLMHRKENAFILDTWTL, translated from the coding sequence ATGCCTGCTGTAGATCGTCCAGCCAACCAGCCCGGCGACTTCCTTGTTGATTACGAGGAAAAAGTTTTTCCTGATGTCAAAGCCGAGCCTGGAGAGAAAGCTCTTGTCACATTCCATACCGTGGCCTTCGAGGGCTCCATTGGGCTAGTCAATTTGCTCCAAGCCAGTCGTCTGATCAATAAGGGCTTTGAAACCTCTGTTCTGCTCTACGGTCCTGGCGTCACCCTGGGGGTGATGCGCGGCTTCCCCAAGCTTGGTGATGCAGCTTTTGATGGTCATCTGAACTTCAATGCCCGCCTCCAAAAATTCATGGATCAGGGCGGAAAAGTCTATGCCTGTCGGTTTGCCTTGCAGGCCCTGTATGGCCATGGTGAAAAAGCATTGATGCCTGGAATCACACCCGTGAATCCACTTGATGTTCTCGACATTGTCTTGATGCACCGTAAAGAAAACGCCTTCATTCTTGATACCTGGACGCTCTGA
- a CDS encoding Nit6803 family nitrilase, with protein MTIVKVAAAQIRPVLFSLDGSLQKVLDAIAKAAVEGVELIVFPETFLPYYPYFSFVEPPVLMGRSHLALYEQAVVVPGPVTDAVAAAARQYGMQVLLGVNERDGGTLYNTQLLFNSCGELVLKRRKITPTYHERMVWGQGDGSGLKVVPTPLARIGALACWEHYNPLARFALMAQGEEIHCAQFPGSLVGPIFSEQTAVTMRHHALEAGCFVICSTGWLDPDDYASITPETSLHKAFQGGCHTAVISPEGRYLAGPLPDGEGMAIADLDLALITKRKRMMDSVGHYSRPELLSLHINSTPAVPFQDMTTSSVPLIPASAPDGLSSMETLNHV; from the coding sequence GTGACCATAGTCAAAGTTGCTGCTGCGCAGATTCGTCCCGTGCTGTTCAGCCTGGATGGATCTCTCCAAAAGGTGCTGGATGCCATAGCCAAAGCCGCAGTTGAGGGTGTGGAGCTGATCGTTTTTCCTGAAACGTTTCTGCCCTATTACCCTTATTTTTCATTTGTCGAACCTCCGGTCTTGATGGGGCGATCCCATCTGGCTTTGTACGAGCAGGCCGTGGTGGTTCCAGGCCCTGTCACCGATGCCGTTGCTGCTGCTGCCCGTCAGTACGGCATGCAGGTTTTGTTGGGCGTCAACGAGCGTGATGGTGGAACGCTTTACAACACACAGCTGTTGTTCAACAGTTGCGGCGAGCTGGTTCTCAAGCGGCGAAAAATCACACCGACTTATCACGAGCGAATGGTCTGGGGCCAAGGGGACGGCTCAGGCCTGAAGGTGGTTCCGACGCCATTGGCTCGGATTGGAGCCCTGGCCTGTTGGGAGCATTACAACCCACTTGCTCGTTTCGCATTGATGGCTCAAGGGGAGGAGATCCACTGCGCGCAGTTCCCCGGTTCGCTGGTGGGACCGATCTTCAGCGAACAGACCGCCGTCACCATGCGTCATCACGCTCTGGAAGCCGGGTGTTTCGTGATCTGTTCCACCGGCTGGCTCGACCCCGATGACTATGCATCAATTACGCCTGAAACGAGTTTGCATAAGGCGTTTCAAGGGGGGTGTCACACCGCTGTGATCAGCCCTGAAGGCCGTTATCTGGCTGGTCCCCTGCCTGATGGTGAAGGGATGGCGATCGCCGATCTGGATCTTGCACTGATCACCAAGCGCAAACGGATGATGGACAGCGTCGGCCATTACAGCCGTCCCGAACTGCTGTCTCTACACATCAACAGCACGCCTGCGGTTCCCTTTCAAGACATGACCACATCATCAGTTCCGTTGATTCCAGCCTCGGCTCCTGATGGCCTGTCATCGATGGAGACGCTGAACCATGTCTGA
- a CDS encoding DUF1214 domain-containing protein translates to MSHRLRRFLCLLPLLTLCPIAAAQETVESYLREYPNQEQVKMMNTWLEQNEKGSFKFTGLVDPSDTTVVTPQATVDYGYNWFSISDGPAILTTPTYDKFLSVSVFDMKHNVPAVITNPAKPILLKRPGQAVPAGDFEVVELETDQGLVLTRMVVVDNLDAVVASRSQFQLQGGKGDMQREVQQFSSETTQNAQAVIDTVISYLNPDEAFGRVSGDISFLDLAAGVKLGQLGTPADTVRYGAIMVDDTGAPLRGEATYTLTVPSGLYNSGGYFSVTLYGTDNKLLIPNDLKIYDQTTFSSEPNQDGTTTITLSPSGGGKNGIPTGKDFYGVLRAYVPAPGAIMKVKVQKQ, encoded by the coding sequence ATGTCTCACCGCCTTCGTCGTTTTCTCTGTCTCCTGCCTCTGCTGACTCTGTGTCCAATCGCAGCAGCGCAGGAAACTGTCGAGTCGTACTTGAGGGAGTATCCGAATCAGGAACAGGTCAAGATGATGAACACTTGGCTGGAGCAAAACGAGAAGGGGAGCTTCAAGTTCACCGGTTTGGTGGATCCCAGCGACACGACGGTGGTTACGCCTCAAGCCACTGTTGACTACGGCTACAACTGGTTTTCGATCTCAGACGGCCCGGCGATTCTCACAACGCCGACTTACGACAAATTCCTGTCGGTGTCGGTCTTCGATATGAAGCACAACGTGCCGGCTGTGATCACCAACCCAGCAAAGCCGATCCTGCTCAAGCGACCAGGCCAGGCGGTTCCTGCAGGTGACTTTGAGGTGGTCGAGCTTGAAACGGATCAGGGTCTTGTGCTGACCAGGATGGTGGTTGTCGACAACCTTGACGCCGTTGTCGCCTCCCGTAGCCAATTCCAGTTGCAGGGTGGTAAGGGAGACATGCAGCGTGAGGTCCAGCAATTCAGTTCAGAGACAACACAGAACGCCCAGGCCGTGATCGATACGGTGATCTCCTATCTCAACCCGGACGAAGCTTTCGGTCGGGTCAGCGGCGACATCAGCTTCCTGGACCTCGCAGCCGGAGTCAAGCTGGGTCAACTAGGAACGCCAGCGGACACGGTTCGGTACGGCGCGATCATGGTCGACGACACTGGCGCACCACTTCGAGGTGAGGCGACCTACACCCTGACGGTGCCCTCTGGTCTCTACAACTCAGGCGGCTACTTCTCAGTGACCCTCTACGGAACCGATAACAAACTGCTGATCCCAAACGATCTGAAGATCTACGATCAGACCACATTTTCCTCAGAGCCGAACCAAGACGGCACAACAACCATCACGCTGAGTCCTAGTGGGGGTGGAAAAAACGGAATTCCCACCGGCAAAGACTTTTATGGAGTCCTTCGTGCGTACGTGCCAGCCCCTGGAGCGATCATGAAAGTGAAGGTCCAGAAGCAGTAA
- a CDS encoding Coq4 family protein gives MVTEQKNYVRSSFSEGVTKLGISILQTAKQPERIFQHGRYLGIPGSTKLQKDCIERILATPKVQELLVNRPSPLWPDLEQMAAMPQGSLGWCVHRRLEKLGICFLVVQSQIPESQTDEEFARTRAFRLHDIHHTILGLPITVAGEAAATAFYASTGSVPTDIGTLTSWMLRGAYAPIERRLIWDAIGFGIAVGQKIPELFSPRWEEGWEKSITDWQDELGISELLKTSPFQDEFATIYGLNLK, from the coding sequence ATGGTTACAGAACAAAAGAACTACGTGCGCTCATCATTTTCAGAGGGTGTCACAAAGCTAGGGATTTCGATTCTGCAGACAGCAAAGCAGCCTGAAAGGATCTTTCAACATGGCCGATATTTAGGAATTCCAGGCAGTACCAAGTTGCAGAAAGATTGTATTGAAAGGATCCTAGCCACCCCAAAAGTTCAGGAGCTACTGGTCAACCGGCCTTCACCACTATGGCCAGATCTTGAGCAAATGGCTGCTATGCCTCAAGGGAGCCTTGGTTGGTGCGTGCATCGTCGCCTTGAGAAGCTTGGAATTTGTTTTTTAGTTGTTCAATCGCAGATACCAGAATCTCAAACTGATGAAGAATTCGCGAGAACCAGAGCTTTCCGGTTGCATGACATTCACCACACGATTCTTGGTCTTCCGATCACAGTGGCAGGTGAAGCTGCTGCGACGGCGTTTTATGCAAGCACTGGATCAGTCCCCACTGATATAGGAACTCTTACGTCATGGATGCTGCGCGGTGCCTACGCACCAATTGAGCGCAGGCTGATCTGGGATGCAATCGGTTTTGGCATTGCAGTTGGCCAGAAAATTCCTGAACTGTTCTCGCCTCGCTGGGAAGAGGGCTGGGAAAAGTCGATCACCGATTGGCAGGATGAACTGGGAATCAGCGAACTTCTTAAAACCTCTCCGTTCCAGGATGAATTTGCAACCATCTATGGATTAAATCTCAAATGA
- a CDS encoding MSMEG_0569 family flavin-dependent oxidoreductase, whose protein sequence is MQVILESKSSPQRRSVVVIGAGQAGLSASYELQQQGIRPLVLEKNRVAHAWDQQRWDSFCLVTPNWQCRLPDFPYKGDQPDGFMGKASIVDYLQRFAQHVNPDLREGVSVTRLTPIVNGYRLDTSEGVIEADHVIVATGGYHIPRRHPFAERLPAAVQQLDARSYQNPEALPDGPVLVVGNGQSGSQIAEDLHLAGRTVHLSVGRAPRSPRRYRGKDVVDWLDRMGYYAMPISDHADPRSVRDKTNHYLTGRDGGREIDLRHRAMEGMHLHGRLSTIFSEYIGFADDLATNLDQADSVYCRIRSSIDSWIEQEGIDAPVEPAYSPCWQPLPMADPGIDLKTQPLAAVIWCTGYRSDFSWIDAPVFDGSGVPAHDRGVTKSAGLYFIGLPWLHTWGSGRFCGVSDDARYLARVISQRLQRRDASQERLECTAILGS, encoded by the coding sequence ATGCAAGTGATTTTGGAATCCAAGTCCTCACCGCAGCGCCGCTCCGTAGTGGTTATCGGTGCCGGCCAAGCTGGCTTGTCGGCCAGCTATGAGCTGCAGCAACAAGGGATACGACCGCTTGTTCTTGAAAAAAACCGTGTGGCACATGCTTGGGATCAACAACGCTGGGATTCCTTCTGCCTTGTAACGCCGAACTGGCAATGTCGTTTACCCGACTTCCCCTACAAAGGAGATCAGCCCGACGGCTTCATGGGCAAGGCGTCGATTGTGGATTATCTGCAACGCTTCGCTCAGCATGTCAATCCTGATCTCCGCGAGGGAGTGTCCGTCACCCGATTGACACCCATCGTGAACGGCTATCGGCTCGACACTAGTGAAGGAGTCATCGAGGCGGATCACGTCATCGTTGCCACTGGGGGTTATCACATTCCCCGTCGTCATCCATTCGCCGAACGTCTACCAGCTGCTGTGCAGCAATTGGATGCTCGGTCTTACCAAAACCCTGAGGCACTCCCAGATGGTCCAGTGCTGGTCGTCGGCAATGGCCAATCGGGCAGCCAGATCGCTGAAGACCTGCACCTTGCAGGACGTACGGTGCATCTAAGTGTGGGTCGAGCGCCACGATCTCCCCGCCGCTATCGCGGCAAAGATGTTGTGGATTGGTTGGACCGCATGGGCTATTACGCCATGCCGATCAGCGATCACGCTGATCCACGATCCGTACGAGACAAGACCAATCACTACCTCACTGGGCGAGACGGCGGACGTGAGATTGATCTCCGTCATCGGGCCATGGAAGGCATGCATTTGCATGGCCGGCTGTCGACCATTTTCAGCGAATACATCGGTTTCGCTGATGACCTGGCCACCAATCTCGATCAAGCCGATTCGGTGTATTGCCGCATTCGATCCAGCATTGATAGCTGGATCGAACAAGAAGGTATCGATGCACCCGTTGAGCCGGCGTATTCGCCCTGTTGGCAACCCTTACCCATGGCAGACCCTGGGATTGATTTGAAGACACAGCCGCTTGCTGCTGTGATCTGGTGTACGGGATATCGCAGCGATTTCAGCTGGATTGATGCGCCCGTTTTTGATGGGAGTGGTGTCCCTGCCCATGATCGCGGGGTCACCAAAAGCGCCGGCTTGTATTTCATTGGTTTGCCATGGCTCCATACCTGGGGCTCAGGGCGCTTCTGTGGAGTTAGCGATGATGCGCGTTATCTCGCCAGGGTCATCAGCCAGCGTTTGCAGCGACGCGATGCCTCCCAAGAAAGACTTGAGTGCACGGCAATCCTGGGGTCATAG
- a CDS encoding multidrug efflux SMR transporter produces MLAITSEQVGTAAMKASEGFTSLGPTILAIVGYVFSLIFFGRCMRILPMGFAYALWVGLGMITASVIGVVLFKETLSVSVVIGLAVIAAGILVLNSAQGESV; encoded by the coding sequence TTGCTAGCGATCACTTCTGAGCAAGTAGGAACTGCAGCTATGAAGGCCTCAGAGGGATTTACATCACTTGGGCCAACGATCTTGGCGATTGTTGGTTATGTATTTTCGCTAATATTTTTTGGAAGATGCATGCGGATTCTGCCTATGGGTTTTGCCTATGCACTTTGGGTTGGCCTTGGAATGATCACTGCATCAGTGATAGGAGTTGTTCTATTTAAAGAGACACTTAGCGTATCTGTCGTCATCGGCCTTGCAGTCATCGCAGCGGGCATTCTTGTACTTAACTCTGCGCAAGGAGAATCGGTCTAA
- a CDS encoding DUF3721 domain-containing protein, with product MSVAIALVAVFVGSSPALAHGKGLYSTEAEAQARADDIGCTTVHQNNEKWMPCADERELHQQLRKQ from the coding sequence ATGTCAGTTGCGATCGCTCTGGTGGCAGTCTTTGTAGGGAGCAGCCCAGCGCTTGCCCATGGCAAAGGCCTTTACTCCACTGAGGCCGAGGCTCAGGCGCGAGCCGATGACATTGGCTGTACAACCGTCCATCAAAACAATGAGAAATGGATGCCTTGTGCGGATGAACGAGAACTGCACCAACAACTACGCAAGCAATGA
- a CDS encoding multidrug efflux SMR transporter — MWFGYLILFLAIISENIGTTSLKGSNGLTRPLLAVGAFAGYSLNFLLMSQALNRIPLAIAYGIWSGLGMAIVSLLGVLIYKESFNWKMAIGLGLVLLGVIIMSSPESTSLPRMVQ, encoded by the coding sequence ATGTGGTTTGGGTATCTAATTCTTTTCTTGGCCATCATCTCCGAAAACATCGGAACAACCTCCCTTAAAGGTTCTAATGGTTTAACTCGTCCTTTACTTGCAGTTGGTGCATTTGCAGGATACAGTCTAAATTTTCTTTTAATGAGTCAGGCACTCAACAGAATCCCACTCGCCATTGCCTATGGAATATGGTCGGGATTGGGCATGGCTATCGTTTCACTGCTTGGTGTTTTGATTTATAAAGAGTCGTTTAACTGGAAGATGGCAATTGGGCTTGGTCTCGTCTTGCTCGGTGTGATTATTATGAGCTCTCCTGAATCCACCAGTCTGCCAAGGATGGTTCAATAA
- a CDS encoding DUF1254 domain-containing protein: MKTKHFILTAAFLAGSIAVSPLQAQESPTYKAKVPEVLLTPDKMESSYLGELRFQDGFPTKETASKVSNFVDISRAVELFINGTPAASMYGMLNGHVKIGLEPNHSVGITEELMNARSLWLTPQTTTPYVHAEIDVKDGPVVLEIGTPVLGFVNDAFFRYVTDLGVVGADKGKGGKYLLVGPDYEGEIPEGYFVSRTSTYRHWALMRIAAKPGETKEAIEAFKKTFKIYPLADANNPEPTGFINLSNKQYNTIHANDASFYDELNEVIQYEPATAWDPELVGQAGAIGIKKGQTFKPDDRMKKILTEASTIANAYARTVVFSPRNQEVYFYPGKRQWYSPLAGGSHEFLKNGERVLDDRLIFYYYATGSTPMMVKPMVGKGSVYAMTTTDGNGVPLNGAMTYKVTLPAPIPAKDFWSFMVYDNQTRSILETDQVTGGLDSNSKGVKLNDDGSATVYFGPKAPEGQEGNWVQTMPGKGYNAILRLYGPLEPWFEKTWMPGDFESVK, from the coding sequence ATGAAAACCAAGCACTTCATCCTCACCGCCGCATTTCTTGCAGGATCAATTGCCGTTTCACCCCTTCAAGCGCAGGAGAGTCCAACCTATAAAGCGAAGGTTCCCGAGGTATTGCTAACTCCCGACAAGATGGAGAGCAGCTATCTCGGTGAACTGAGATTTCAAGACGGTTTTCCAACGAAGGAAACTGCCTCCAAAGTGAGCAACTTCGTAGACATCTCCCGTGCGGTCGAACTGTTCATCAATGGAACGCCAGCCGCTTCGATGTATGGAATGCTGAACGGGCACGTCAAAATCGGGCTCGAGCCCAACCACTCAGTAGGGATCACTGAGGAGTTGATGAATGCCCGTTCCCTGTGGCTCACGCCACAGACGACCACGCCTTACGTGCATGCGGAAATCGATGTGAAAGATGGCCCCGTGGTGCTCGAGATCGGTACACCGGTGCTCGGTTTTGTGAATGATGCCTTCTTCCGTTATGTCACGGACCTGGGGGTGGTCGGTGCCGACAAGGGCAAAGGAGGCAAATACCTCTTGGTGGGCCCTGACTATGAAGGGGAGATCCCCGAAGGATATTTCGTCTCCAGGACATCGACCTACCGTCATTGGGCGTTGATGCGTATTGCCGCCAAGCCCGGTGAAACCAAGGAGGCCATTGAGGCCTTCAAAAAAACCTTCAAGATTTACCCACTTGCCGACGCCAACAATCCCGAGCCGACTGGGTTTATCAATCTGTCAAACAAGCAATACAACACCATTCATGCCAATGACGCGAGCTTCTACGACGAGCTCAATGAAGTGATTCAGTATGAGCCCGCGACCGCTTGGGATCCTGAGCTCGTAGGGCAAGCTGGGGCGATTGGCATCAAAAAAGGACAGACGTTCAAGCCGGACGATCGGATGAAAAAGATCCTCACCGAGGCTTCCACCATCGCCAATGCCTATGCCCGGACCGTCGTCTTCAGCCCTCGCAATCAAGAGGTGTACTTTTACCCGGGGAAGCGTCAGTGGTATTCACCTCTGGCTGGAGGGAGCCATGAGTTTCTCAAAAATGGCGAGCGAGTATTAGATGATCGCCTGATCTTTTACTACTACGCCACGGGCAGCACCCCGATGATGGTCAAGCCAATGGTTGGCAAGGGTTCGGTCTATGCGATGACAACCACTGATGGCAATGGCGTGCCTCTGAATGGAGCGATGACCTACAAGGTGACGTTGCCAGCGCCGATTCCGGCCAAAGACTTCTGGTCCTTCATGGTCTACGACAATCAGACTCGTTCGATCCTCGAGACCGATCAGGTTACCGGTGGTTTGGATAGCAACTCAAAAGGTGTGAAACTGAATGATGACGGGTCTGCGACCGTTTATTTCGGCCCCAAGGCACCGGAAGGACAAGAAGGTAATTGGGTGCAGACCATGCCCGGCAAGGGATACAACGCAATCCTTCGTCTCTACGGACCGCTTGAACCATGGTTCGAAAAAACCTGGATGCCAGGCGACTTCGAATCAGTTAAATAG
- a CDS encoding SgcJ/EcaC family oxidoreductase, with amino-acid sequence MMHSTASAGSKTVLTVSMKATDLSERLSTGRQIFSMAIGQGQLPHWIESELLGSSVGQKYRWRLGPRDRPSCLSNSSLLPRNSLIWLDLELLDLQYDELLKDGVSGCALISQSEVQQLFDRWNAALQTKDPEQVAMLYSRDAILLPTLSDLPRTDHDTIVDYFKHFLEKSPKGSIDQREIIIGCNMIQDAGLYSFSFHDGTTAEARYSFIYMLEDGEWKISHHHSSLQPDT; translated from the coding sequence ATGATGCACTCCACCGCTTCCGCTGGCTCCAAAACCGTACTGACGGTTTCCATGAAGGCGACCGATTTGAGTGAGAGGCTGTCCACGGGGCGTCAGATTTTTTCAATGGCGATTGGCCAAGGCCAGCTGCCTCATTGGATTGAATCGGAACTTTTAGGAAGTTCAGTGGGACAGAAGTATCGATGGCGCCTGGGCCCGCGGGACCGTCCCAGTTGCTTGTCCAACAGCTCGCTCTTACCGAGAAATAGCTTGATTTGGCTTGATCTTGAATTGCTTGATCTTCAATACGACGAATTGCTCAAAGATGGCGTGAGTGGATGCGCTCTCATTTCTCAAAGTGAGGTACAACAACTCTTTGATCGGTGGAATGCAGCATTGCAAACCAAAGACCCTGAACAAGTTGCAATGTTATATAGCCGTGATGCAATCTTGCTCCCTACACTGTCCGACTTGCCACGAACCGACCATGACACAATTGTCGATTATTTTAAGCATTTTCTAGAGAAAAGCCCCAAGGGTTCCATCGATCAGCGTGAGATTATTATTGGTTGCAACATGATCCAGGATGCTGGGCTCTATAGCTTTAGCTTCCATGATGGAACCACGGCAGAAGCTCGCTATAGTTTTATCTACATGCTTGAAGATGGAGAATGGAAAATTTCCCATCATCATTCCTCACTTCAGCCTGACACTTGA
- a CDS encoding DUF1214 domain-containing protein: MRALPIALTLGLVFGGLAERGPIAHAQSVDVTNIKDELSPGEFRAYGESSPKKLRSRLGELTFTKGGFAGGYPSLETIDTLKNELDFHKATQAYIWAVPIVSYARWLESHEELFGAKDGQIVRMTSPKAKQGILTANATTPYAVAFADLSRTGPLVFDIPKGMSAGVVNDIWQRGIHDFGMSGPDQGNGAKLLVLAPQMAIPDGLDTNEYTVIRNGSNIAFFGIRALMPDPAEADQLLSSFRIFPYAERANPTLHSIIDVDESTEWGQWQPHGMAYWQSLKKIMDREVFEDRDRFFLSMLASLGLEKGQPLQPTAAQAEVLKEAAVIGEAMIKSITFDKPFSNDDLYKGTHWDQLMVVTVDDRDGDMDQLYRRAAFTWEAVSRGKAYYIEQAGIGQQYRTAYKDGNGNFLEGDKHYKLTMPPNAPAEVFWSIVVYDVNSRTLILNDEGRAALSSRTGLIENDDGSVTLHFSPELPAGVDKANWIQTNPKESWFSYLRFYGPTQAYFDQTYPLQDIMLVN, encoded by the coding sequence ATGCGTGCTCTCCCAATCGCTTTGACCTTGGGCCTTGTTTTTGGCGGATTGGCTGAGCGGGGACCGATCGCCCATGCTCAATCCGTTGATGTCACAAACATCAAAGATGAACTTAGCCCCGGTGAGTTCAGGGCCTATGGAGAAAGTTCACCTAAGAAACTGAGGTCTCGCCTTGGTGAACTCACATTTACCAAGGGTGGTTTTGCAGGCGGTTACCCCAGTCTTGAGACCATCGATACTCTTAAGAATGAGCTCGATTTTCACAAGGCAACACAGGCGTACATCTGGGCCGTTCCGATTGTCAGTTATGCCCGATGGCTTGAGTCCCATGAAGAGCTTTTCGGGGCCAAGGATGGCCAGATCGTGCGGATGACCTCTCCTAAGGCGAAGCAGGGAATTCTCACGGCAAATGCCACGACTCCCTATGCGGTTGCCTTTGCCGATCTTTCCAGAACAGGGCCATTAGTTTTCGACATTCCTAAAGGAATGTCAGCAGGGGTTGTCAATGACATCTGGCAGCGTGGCATTCATGATTTCGGGATGTCTGGTCCGGATCAAGGCAATGGCGCGAAGCTACTCGTCCTTGCGCCTCAGATGGCCATCCCCGATGGGTTGGATACCAATGAGTACACCGTCATTCGCAATGGCTCGAACATTGCGTTTTTTGGGATAAGGGCTCTGATGCCTGATCCTGCTGAGGCGGATCAGCTGTTATCAAGTTTCCGCATCTTTCCCTATGCAGAGCGTGCCAATCCCACCCTTCATTCAATCATTGATGTGGATGAAAGCACGGAGTGGGGGCAATGGCAGCCCCATGGGATGGCCTACTGGCAGTCATTGAAAAAAATCATGGATCGCGAAGTTTTTGAAGATCGCGATCGCTTCTTTTTGAGCATGCTCGCCTCGCTTGGTTTGGAGAAGGGCCAACCCTTGCAGCCCACGGCGGCTCAGGCTGAGGTCTTGAAAGAAGCTGCAGTGATCGGTGAGGCCATGATCAAGTCGATCACCTTTGACAAGCCCTTCTCAAACGATGATCTTTACAAGGGCACGCATTGGGATCAGCTGATGGTGGTCACGGTGGATGACCGAGATGGTGATATGGATCAGCTCTATCGCAGGGCCGCTTTTACCTGGGAGGCTGTTTCAAGGGGCAAGGCTTATTACATCGAGCAGGCAGGCATCGGACAGCAATACCGGACGGCTTACAAGGACGGCAATGGCAACTTTTTGGAAGGCGACAAGCACTACAAGCTGACGATGCCGCCCAACGCGCCGGCTGAAGTGTTCTGGTCGATTGTGGTTTATGACGTCAATTCGCGCACGCTAATTCTCAACGATGAAGGCAGGGCTGCACTGAGCTCCAGAACGGGTCTGATTGAGAATGACGATGGTTCAGTGACGTTGCACTTCAGCCCTGAATTGCCGGCCGGCGTTGATAAAGCCAATTGGATTCAGACCAATCCCAAGGAGAGCTGGTTCTCCTACCTGCGCTTTTACGGACCGACTCAGGCCTATTTCGATCAGACCTATCCCTTGCAAGACATCATGCTTGTGAACTAA